A stretch of Dama dama isolate Ldn47 chromosome 22, ASM3311817v1, whole genome shotgun sequence DNA encodes these proteins:
- the GPRC5D gene encoding G-protein coupled receptor family C group 5 member D isoform X2, which produces MYEDCKESTGDYYFLCDTEGAWGIVLESLAAVGIVVTVLLLLAFLFLMRRVQDCAHWNVLPTQFLFLLGVLGLFGLAFAFIIQLNQQTAPIRYFLFGVLFALCFSCLLAHASNLVKLVRGRVSFSWTTILCIAIGVSLLQTIIAIEYVTLIMTRGGMFVHMTPYQLNVDFVVLLIYVLFLMALTFFVSKTTFCGPCENWKQHGRFIFVTVLVSIIIWVVWISMLMRGNTQLQRQPQWDDPVICIALVTNAWVFLLLYIVPELCILYRSCQQDCPLPSNACPLPTYERSFRAETQEISRDC; this is translated from the coding sequence ATGTATGAGGACTGCAAGGAGTCCACTGGGGACTATTACTTCCTCTGTGACACCGAGGGAGCATGGGGCATCGTTCTGGAGTCCCTGGCAGCAGTTGGCATAGTGGTCACAGTTCTGCTGCTCCTGGCGTTTCTCTTCCTCATGAGAAGGGTCCAAGACTGCGCCCACTGGAATGTCCTCCCCACCCAGTTCCTCTTCCTCCTGGGTGTGCTGGGGCTCTTTGGCCTTGCTTTTGCCTTCATCATCCAGCTCAATCAGCAGACTGCCCCCATCCGCTACTTTCTCTTTGGGgtcctctttgctctctgcttCTCGTGCCTCTTGGCTCACGCCTCCAACCTGGTGAAGCTGGTCCGGGGTCGAGTCTCCTTCTCTTGGACGACAATTCTGTGCATTGCTATTGGGGTCAGCCTGTTGCAGACCATCATCGCCATTGAGTACGTGACTCTCATCATGACCAGGGGTGGCATGTTTGTGCACATGACACCCTATCAGCTCAACGTGGACTTCGTGGTCCTCCTGATCTACGTCCTCTTCCTGATGGCCCTCACATTCTTTGTGTCCAAGACCACCTTCTGCGGCCCTTGTGAGAACTGGAAGCAGCACGGCAGGTTCATCTTTGTCACCGTGCTCGTCTCCATCATCATCTGGGTGGTGTGGATCTCCATGCTCATGAGGGGCAACACACAGCTCCAACGGCAGCCCCAGTGGGACGACCCCGTCATCTGCATCGCCCTGGTCACCAACGCATGGGTTTTCCTGCTGCTGTACATCGTCCCAGAGCTGTGCATTCTCTACCGATCATGTCAGCAGGATTGCCCCCTGCCAAGCAATGCCTGCCCGCTCCCGACTTACGAACGCAGCTTCAGAGCAGAGACTCAGGAGATCTCAAGAG